From a region of the Castanea sativa cultivar Marrone di Chiusa Pesio chromosome 10, ASM4071231v1 genome:
- the LOC142612107 gene encoding uncharacterized protein LOC142612107, giving the protein MLKGPARVWFSKLTPNSISSFKELSTQFASHFIGAYKYKKSTACLMNIKQREDETLRSYITCFNKEAFSIDEADDKILMVAFTNGLWKGKFLFSLYKNNLKTMSDVLYRVTKYMNVENVLLAQEEKPKKKERQEEA; this is encoded by the coding sequence ATGCTAAAGGGCCCCGCAAGGGTATGGTTCAGCAAGTTGACACCAAATTCCATCAGTTCCTTTAAGGAGTTAAGCACCCAGTTTGCCTCGCACTTTATCGGGGCCTACAAGTATAAGAAGTCCACCGCGTGCCTAATGAACATCAAGCAACGGGAGGATGAGACATTGAGATCTTACATCACCTGCTTTAACAAGGAGGCCTTCTCGATTGATGAAGCTGACGACAAGATACTCATGGTTGCATTCACCAATGGATTATGGAAggggaagtttttgttttccttgtaCAAAAACAACCTGAAAACCATGTCGGATGTACTTTATAGGGTTACTAAGTACATGAACGTGGAAAATGTGTTGCTTGCCCAGGAAGAGAAGcccaagaagaaggaaagacAAGAAGAAGCATGA